The segment CTCATCTATTCCTCTCAACATCATTATTGTGTGTAGCGTCAAAGCTGCTGCGCTGAACGTGTGTAAGTGGCCTGTTCTTTCAGGATGCAATCGCGCAAGTAACCGCGGGCGCGTTCGTAGCGGAGGCGCACCGTTCGTTCCGTGCGCCTGCAGACGGCCGCGATATCGTCCCATTTCATCTCCTCGATGGCTCGCAGCACCATGATCTTGCGGTCCAGTGGATCAGATAAAAACGTCAGGATGCGCTGGCTTTCCTCCGCTGCATGCAAATGTTCGTACTGGTCAACAGGATCGGCCACATCCGCGTTGGGAGGCGCTTCATCATCGACCGGCGAGGCCTGGAGCGATTCCATCAACGCGCGCGGCACGTGATGCGGCCGGCCCGTTGGTCGCCCATCATCATCGCGCTGGTAGCGCAGCCCCTCCTGGCGCAGCACGCGATTAAACTCATCCACACACAAACAGCGCACATAATGAATAAAATTTTGCGTGATAAATACCTCTTTGGGGTCCATCGCCTCGCGCAGCAGGTGTTCGCTCATATTGGCGATAGCCTCTTCGCGCAAGTCGGGCCGGTGCCTCAATCCCCAGGTGTGCCGCTGAAATTCGGGCGCGCATCTTTCCAGCAGCACCTCGCTCAGCACGCGCGCTCCCTCTATATCGCCCTGCGCATGCAGGGCGCGAATGTTCAGCACCAGTTCAATCTCGCCTATCGCGTAGCGCCCCTCCGGCGTGCGGCGGCGCAGGCGCTCCATCAACAGAGGGTCCTTTAGATCTATCATGTTCTCCCCCTCTTACTGCTCATGGCCTCCTTTTACCGCCTCATTC is part of the Ktedonobacteraceae bacterium genome and harbors:
- a CDS encoding sigma factor-like helix-turn-helix DNA-binding protein, with protein sequence MIDLKDPLLMERLRRRTPEGRYAIGEIELVLNIRALHAQGDIEGARVLSEVLLERCAPEFQRHTWGLRHRPDLREEAIANMSEHLLREAMDPKEVFITQNFIHYVRCLCVDEFNRVLRQEGLRYQRDDDGRPTGRPHHVPRALMESLQASPVDDEAPPNADVADPVDQYEHLHAAEESQRILTFLSDPLDRKIMVLRAIEEMKWDDIAAVCRRTERTVRLRYERARGYLRDCILKEQATYTRSAQQL